The genomic region TGCCTATCATTAAACCGCCGGCTTCTAGCTGTTGTAGGCTACCATCCTGCCGAATAACGAGTGGGAAAGTATGTCCCGCATTCAGCGAAGTGAGTTTACCTGTCTCTGGATGCAACCGCGCATAAACGAGTGTCGCGTATTTGTCCAACGGACTGCTCTCACGGATAAGGGCATTCAGTGCCATTGCTCTCGCTGGCAGATCTGCTTGCTTTGCAACCTCTGAAAGTAAAGCTGCACGAAGCGTCGCCATCAACAGAGCTGCTTGCATGCCTTTGCCGGCAACATCAGCAATCACCAATCCCCACGAGCCGTCTGGCTCCTGAATGTAGCCGTAGTAGTCGCCCCCCACGCCATCATGATGCGGTATACTCATTCCGGCAATTTCATAGCCTGGAATCTCTGGAGGCGCTTTTGGCAAAAGATTTTCCTGGATTTGTGCGGCTTCCTCCATTTCCGCCTGTAATCGGCGCTTCTCAATTGCTTCCTGATAAAGCCTCGCATTTTCGATTGCCACGCCAACCTGCGTAGCAAAGGCTTCAAGCAAAATTCCATCTTCATCGGTAAACTCAAGTGTGATACCGGCTCTACCCTCCTTACTGAAAACCACGAGTATCCCCAGAATTTCGCGTCCAAAGACTGGAACTGCTATCAGATTTGTCCCGCCGAATAGTGCAGCCGCCTCTTGGTCGTTGCGGATTTGTGTCTTTCCCTCCGTTGCTACTTCACGAAGCATAGAGAGCGTGGGGTGAATCTTTCCGTCAACTACTAAAGGAATCGAAAAACTCTTTAGATCGGAGGGAAATTGTAAACCAAGTGCGCAAGGATTTTTCATTTCAAGCTGTTGTGTAATCGGATTAATAAGCATCAAACAACCCGCGCTGGCATCTAGAAGACTGACAGCATGATTGACGATCTCTTCCTCCAGTTGCTCTGTGTCTAACAGCTTGGCAATCTGGGCGGTTGTATCGGAAAGCATGAAGAGTCGAAATTTAGCGGCACGCATATCTTCTTGCGAGCGTGAATGTGCGATTGCAACTGAGATATGGTCAGCAAGGACATTTAACAGCTCTTGAATCCATTCCGCCTCTTCAGAATAGTCGGCAAATTCGCCTAGACTGATAACACCTAGAAATTCCTCGTGAATCTTTAGTGGAGCCCAAAGGGTTGCCTTTAGAACCCGTAACTGTGGCTTAATTTCATCCAAGAACGGTTTCAGTAGGGAAGGAGGTTGGGAAAAATCGAGGGGGGCACATTGAAGCAAGATCCCGATTTCATCGGGCGTAATCGGGATGACCAACGCTTCATCCGCAGACTCATCCGCGAGGTTAATTGATGATTCAACGGCAAGCAGGCTTTCTGCAGGATTGAAGCGCAAAAGGGCGCCCTTGGCTGCTTGCAACGTCTTGAGAACTATTCGCAGATAGGTCTGGCTTGATGCATTAAAGCTGCTCTGCCCGGAAACGATGGCTTTACCAACCTCTTCAATCTCAGACAGACCCAGAATTAGTCGCTGTGTGGTTTGTTCAGCTAAACCAGTCTGCATTTAAAGACCTTTGTTCTGATGTACCTACTCGCCTAAGAGAAAGAGCCGAGTTTTTCACACAGGAAAATGCCCATCTTTCCGAAAAACCGAATCTGCCCAACAAGAGAGTTGACTGTGATCAAGGGCAAGCCGCAGCTCTAGCTAAGGCTGCTATACCCCGGTTAGAGCTTCGGCTTCCAAGTGACTACTATAGCGCTGGACAATACATTTTCTGCGCTTACTATGATTTTGGCAGCCTGTCCCCCAGCTGTTCAACGGATCAAGACATTGGAAGACAAGAGATATAGATATCGGTCTCAACAAGAAGATTAAATGCTATTAGCCGGCAAGTGCGGCAACCGCTTCATCTTCACTCTCAAAATGTTCAAAT from Candidatus Poribacteria bacterium harbors:
- a CDS encoding SpoIIE family protein phosphatase, whose translation is MQTGLAEQTTQRLILGLSEIEEVGKAIVSGQSSFNASSQTYLRIVLKTLQAAKGALLRFNPAESLLAVESSINLADESADEALVIPITPDEIGILLQCAPLDFSQPPSLLKPFLDEIKPQLRVLKATLWAPLKIHEEFLGVISLGEFADYSEEAEWIQELLNVLADHISVAIAHSRSQEDMRAAKFRLFMLSDTTAQIAKLLDTEQLEEEIVNHAVSLLDASAGCLMLINPITQQLEMKNPCALGLQFPSDLKSFSIPLVVDGKIHPTLSMLREVATEGKTQIRNDQEAAALFGGTNLIAVPVFGREILGILVVFSKEGRAGITLEFTDEDGILLEAFATQVGVAIENARLYQEAIEKRRLQAEMEEAAQIQENLLPKAPPEIPGYEIAGMSIPHHDGVGGDYYGYIQEPDGSWGLVIADVAGKGMQAALLMATLRAALLSEVAKQADLPARAMALNALIRESSPLDKYATLVYARLHPETGKLTSLNAGHTFPLVIRQDGSLQQLEAGGLMIGMYPDDMICQMSEFKDETIQLYSGDTIIFFTDGVTETQNIDDEMYDEERLEELVKQIRGADASEICAEIYNSTLEFQGEAQRFDDLTLMVLKKK